A single Terriglobales bacterium DNA region contains:
- a CDS encoding argininosuccinate synthase, whose protein sequence is MPEKIVLAYSGGLDTSIIIPWLLENYDCEVIAFVGDVGQGDDMQAVADKAVRTGAKKAVIVDLREEFIREYCYAALKAGAVYEDKYLLGTSLARPVLAKAQVEVALREGATAVAHGCTGKGNDQVRFEHAYQALAPELKVIAPWREWNIVSREDAIDYAARKKVPITATREKIHSRDKNLWHLSHEGGELEDPANAPLDSTWQMTVSPQEAPDQAEEVEIEFEQGSPVAVNGAALDPVALVETLNQIGGRNAIGRVDLVENRFVGIKSRGCYETPGGTLLLTAHRELEALCQDRDLMHFKQQVALKYAELVYFGLWFTPLREALDAFVAQTQSHVSGAVKLKLYKGNVLVASRTSPHSLYRLDIASFTMGDSYDQKDAGGFIRILGLPARSLAALKRQKEKENRIVEDVVRAR, encoded by the coding sequence ATGCCTGAAAAAATTGTGCTTGCGTACTCGGGAGGTCTCGACACCTCCATCATCATCCCCTGGCTGCTGGAGAACTACGACTGCGAAGTCATCGCCTTCGTTGGCGACGTGGGCCAGGGCGACGACATGCAGGCCGTGGCCGACAAGGCCGTGCGCACCGGCGCGAAGAAGGCCGTCATCGTCGATCTGCGCGAGGAGTTCATCCGCGAGTACTGCTACGCCGCGCTGAAAGCCGGCGCCGTGTACGAGGACAAGTATCTGCTCGGCACTTCGCTGGCGCGTCCGGTGCTGGCGAAAGCGCAGGTAGAAGTCGCGCTGCGCGAAGGCGCCACGGCCGTCGCCCACGGATGCACCGGCAAGGGCAACGACCAGGTGCGCTTCGAGCACGCCTACCAGGCGCTCGCGCCGGAGCTGAAGGTCATCGCGCCGTGGCGCGAGTGGAACATCGTGTCGCGCGAAGACGCCATTGACTATGCCGCGCGGAAAAAGGTCCCCATCACCGCCACGCGCGAGAAGATTCACAGCCGCGACAAAAATCTGTGGCACCTCAGCCACGAAGGCGGTGAGCTGGAAGATCCGGCCAATGCGCCGCTCGACTCCACCTGGCAGATGACGGTATCGCCCCAGGAAGCGCCCGACCAGGCCGAAGAAGTTGAGATCGAGTTCGAGCAGGGAAGTCCGGTCGCGGTGAACGGCGCCGCCCTCGATCCCGTCGCGCTGGTGGAAACGCTCAACCAGATCGGGGGACGCAATGCCATCGGCCGCGTGGATCTGGTCGAAAACCGTTTCGTCGGTATCAAGAGCCGCGGCTGTTACGAGACGCCCGGCGGCACGCTGCTGCTCACCGCGCATCGCGAACTGGAAGCGCTTTGCCAGGACCGCGACCTGATGCACTTCAAGCAGCAGGTCGCGCTCAAGTACGCCGAGCTGGTGTACTTCGGCCTATGGTTCACGCCGCTGCGTGAAGCGCTCGACGCGTTCGTCGCGCAGACGCAGTCGCACGTGAGCGGCGCCGTGAAGCTGAAGCTCTACAAGGGCAACGTGCTGGTGGCGTCGCGCACGTCGCCGCATTCGCTTTACCGGCTCGACATCGCGTCGTTCACCATGGGCGACAGCTACGACCAGAAGGACGCTGGAGGCTTCATCCGGATCCTCGGACTGCCGGCCCGCTCGCTGGCCGCGCTGAAGAGGCAGAAGGAAAAGGAGAACCGCATTGTCGAAGATGTGGTCCGGGCGCGTTAG
- the argF gene encoding ornithine carbamoyltransferase, which yields MSTRAVHQAPAARNQAPAMLPVTDVVSIADLGPAGVQLALELASLIKARPSEFRTALAGKQLVLMFEKPSLRTRLTFEVGIAEMGGTSFFIDHRGERMSEREPVRDIARNLERWIDGVVLRTYEHATVTDMAEFASIPVINALSDMEHPCQALADFLTLQEKFGDLRKVKLTYVGDGNNVAHSLVLAAACVGASIAIATPAGYGPNADIVKRACAIARDTGANIEVLSDPEAAVAAADAVYTDVWASMGQEEEGEARRKIFAAFQVNDGLMSCAKSGALFMHCLPAHRGDEVTGSVLESPVSVVFDQAENRLHAQKAVLLMLFSDGVGRFVARKKSKTPARGWRNAHA from the coding sequence ATGAGCACACGAGCTGTGCACCAGGCTCCTGCGGCCCGCAACCAAGCGCCGGCAATGCTGCCGGTCACCGACGTGGTTTCCATTGCCGACCTGGGGCCGGCGGGCGTTCAGTTGGCTTTGGAATTGGCTTCGCTCATAAAAGCTCGGCCGTCGGAATTTCGCACCGCGCTGGCCGGCAAGCAGCTGGTCCTGATGTTCGAAAAACCGTCGCTGCGCACCCGGCTCACGTTCGAAGTCGGCATCGCGGAGATGGGCGGTACGTCGTTCTTCATCGACCACCGCGGCGAGCGCATGTCCGAGCGCGAGCCGGTGCGCGACATCGCACGCAACCTGGAGCGATGGATCGATGGCGTCGTGCTGCGCACCTACGAACACGCCACGGTCACCGACATGGCCGAGTTCGCCTCCATCCCCGTGATCAACGCGCTCAGCGACATGGAGCACCCCTGCCAGGCGCTCGCCGACTTCCTCACTTTGCAGGAAAAGTTCGGCGACCTGCGCAAAGTCAAGCTCACCTACGTCGGCGACGGAAACAACGTCGCACACTCGCTTGTCCTCGCCGCAGCGTGCGTGGGCGCGTCCATTGCAATCGCCACGCCCGCCGGCTACGGGCCGAACGCGGACATCGTGAAGCGGGCGTGCGCCATCGCGCGCGACACCGGCGCGAACATCGAGGTGCTGAGCGATCCCGAAGCCGCTGTCGCCGCTGCCGATGCCGTATACACCGACGTGTGGGCCAGTATGGGCCAGGAAGAGGAAGGCGAAGCGCGCCGCAAGATATTCGCTGCCTTCCAGGTGAACGACGGCCTCATGTCGTGCGCCAAGTCCGGCGCGCTGTTCATGCATTGCCTGCCGGCGCATCGCGGCGATGAAGTGACCGGGTCCGTGTTGGAATCCCCGGTTTCGGTCGTTTTCGACCAGGCGGAAAACCGTCTGCACGCGCAGAAAGCCGTTCTGCTCATGCTGTTCAGCGACGGCGTTGGCCGTTTCGTCGCCCGCAAAAAATCGAAGACCCCGGCCCGGGGATGGAGAAATGCTCATGCCTGA
- a CDS encoding aspartate aminotransferase family protein yields the protein MSLTSVERAEAGLLLPTYERHKVLLKRGEGMYLYDDHGRRYLDFLSGIGVNALGYGHPAVRKALHDQADKLIHVSNLFFHDYQAALAAKLTRFSDLERVFFTNSGTEAVEGAIKLARAYARRRSNNGHRPRWRLLAVENSFHGRTFAALSATWTKKYREPFGPLVPGVRFVRFNDVKDLERQFDSSVCAILLEPVQGEGGVNPLGREFLRRARALTRRSGALLIADEIQCGLGRTGRYFAYEHFGIKPDVVTIAKPLAAGLPLGAILTTNEVASAIHPGLHGTTFGGGPLACAVACAFLDTLEREHLLAHVRDMGGYLLARLIELQQGHTVIREVRGMGLMCGLQIADIECAKFIVRRALESGLIVNRTHDVVVRLLPPFVVEKKHVDEMVRTLDAVLNEWELQQQKSASQKSKRARGKN from the coding sequence GTGAGCCTCACATCCGTCGAGCGGGCCGAAGCCGGCCTGCTGTTGCCGACCTATGAACGGCACAAGGTGCTGCTGAAGCGTGGCGAAGGCATGTACCTGTACGACGACCACGGCCGCCGCTATCTCGACTTCCTGAGCGGGATCGGCGTGAACGCGCTCGGCTACGGACATCCGGCGGTCCGCAAGGCGCTCCATGACCAGGCGGACAAGCTGATTCACGTTTCGAACCTGTTCTTCCACGACTATCAGGCCGCGCTCGCGGCCAAGCTCACGCGCTTCTCCGACCTTGAGCGCGTGTTTTTCACCAACAGCGGCACCGAGGCCGTGGAAGGCGCCATCAAGCTGGCGCGCGCCTACGCGCGGCGCCGCTCCAACAACGGACACCGCCCGCGGTGGCGCCTCCTCGCGGTCGAAAATTCGTTCCACGGCCGCACCTTTGCCGCGCTTTCGGCCACGTGGACGAAGAAATATCGCGAGCCCTTCGGGCCGCTCGTGCCCGGCGTCCGCTTTGTCCGCTTCAACGACGTCAAGGACCTGGAGCGGCAGTTCGACTCCAGCGTCTGCGCCATCCTGCTTGAGCCTGTGCAGGGGGAGGGCGGCGTGAACCCACTCGGGCGCGAGTTCCTGCGGCGCGCGCGCGCGCTCACCCGCAGGTCGGGCGCGCTGCTCATCGCCGACGAGATCCAGTGCGGGCTGGGACGCACCGGCCGTTACTTCGCCTACGAACACTTCGGCATCAAGCCCGACGTCGTCACGATCGCCAAGCCGCTGGCCGCCGGTTTGCCGCTTGGCGCGATCCTGACGACCAACGAAGTCGCGAGCGCCATCCATCCCGGCCTGCACGGCACCACTTTCGGCGGCGGGCCGCTGGCCTGCGCCGTCGCCTGCGCGTTCCTCGACACGCTGGAGCGCGAACACCTGCTGGCGCACGTGCGCGACATGGGCGGATACCTGCTCGCCCGCCTCATCGAATTGCAGCAGGGACACACGGTCATCCGCGAAGTCCGCGGCATGGGACTGATGTGCGGATTGCAGATTGCCGACATCGAGTGCGCCAAGTTCATCGTGCGCCGCGCCCTGGAGAGCGGACTCATCGTCAACCGGACGCACGATGTCGTCGTCCGCCTGCTCCCGCCGTTCGTCGTCGAGAAGAAACACGTCGACGAAATGGTGCGGACGCTCGACGCCGTGCTGAACGAGTGGGAGTTGCAGCAGCAAAAGAGCGCGTCACAAAAAAGCAAACGGGCCCGCGGTAAGAACTGA